The following are encoded in a window of uncultured Ilyobacter sp. genomic DNA:
- a CDS encoding LysR family transcriptional regulator, with translation MLERDWKLLMVIYNEKNITKASKKLYLSQPAVTRRLKHIEEEFNVKIVERNNKGVHFTEQGKYLVTCAEQMLENLSSIRRNLDSMNNKIEGTIKIGTAKNFSQRSLPNILFKYKMLYPDVNFEIVTGWSNDIYKLLCDKKIDLAFVRGEYKWSQGEKKLFDASICIISANEIEKSDLPLMNRIEYSSDFKLKDVIEDWWKSNFTSPPLKAIKIDSIDSCCEMVKQGLGYAIVPSTIIKKTDNYFKINLEDKDGNMITRRTRAFYHHDWENSKLGKTFLDFIDTLEFENN, from the coding sequence ATGCTTGAGAGAGATTGGAAGTTATTGATGGTAATTTATAATGAAAAAAATATTACAAAAGCTTCAAAAAAACTTTATTTATCCCAGCCGGCAGTTACAAGAAGATTAAAACACATTGAAGAAGAGTTTAATGTGAAAATTGTCGAAAGAAATAATAAAGGGGTTCATTTTACAGAACAGGGAAAGTATCTGGTGACATGTGCAGAACAGATGCTAGAAAATTTAAGTAGTATAAGAAGAAACCTAGATTCTATGAACAACAAAATAGAAGGAACTATAAAAATAGGAACAGCTAAAAATTTTTCCCAGCGATCCTTACCAAATATTTTATTCAAGTATAAGATGTTATATCCAGATGTCAACTTTGAAATAGTAACTGGATGGAGTAATGATATCTATAAATTATTGTGTGACAAAAAAATAGATCTCGCTTTTGTCAGGGGTGAATACAAGTGGAGCCAGGGAGAAAAAAAACTCTTTGATGCATCTATTTGTATTATCAGTGCAAATGAAATAGAAAAATCCGACTTGCCTCTGATGAATAGGATAGAGTACAGCAGTGACTTTAAACTCAAAGATGTCATAGAGGACTGGTGGAAAAGCAATTTTACCTCTCCACCTTTGAAAGCTATAAAAATAGATAGTATTGATAGCTGTTGTGAAATGGTAAAACAGGGCTTAGGTTATGCTATAGTTCCATCTACAATCATAAAAAAAACTGATAATTACTTTAAAATAAACTTAGAAGATAAAGATGGAAATATGATAACTAGGAGAACCCGGGCTTTTTACCACCATGATTGGGAAAACTCAAAACTCGGGAAAACTTTTTTAGATTTTATCGACACATTGGAATTTGAAAATAATTAA
- a CDS encoding citrate lyase subunit gamma produces the protein MIGICGNEKDSDALVTVNLDVKEKNIEIISKLEGMFGRLMKQAVISALKEMEVENAHVKVEDFGALDFVIKARTKTAVRRAKAAAGGTK, from the coding sequence ATGATCGGTATATGCGGTAATGAAAAAGACTCAGATGCATTAGTAACTGTAAACTTAGATGTAAAAGAAAAAAATATAGAAATAATTTCTAAGCTTGAAGGGATGTTTGGGAGGCTTATGAAACAAGCTGTAATATCAGCTCTAAAAGAAATGGAAGTAGAAAATGCTCATGTTAAAGTAGAGGATTTTGGTGCCCTTGATTTTGTAATAAAGGCTAGAACAAAAACAGCAGTAAGAAGAGCAAAGGCTGCTGCAGGAGGTACAAAATAA
- a CDS encoding aldolase/citrate lyase family protein has translation MKKLRRTMLFAPADNPKLLFNTPIYEPDCIIFDLEDAVKYNEKDSARDLLAEALKTVDYGNCEVFARINPLRTPYGEKAPFGELDVRALVPAGLRRMRLPMCETTEHIFELSALLDELEAEHGIEPGSVKIQASLETVTGVMNAREIAKCSDRIISISFGAEDFTKSLGAERTKGGAEIFYARSMIVMAAAAAGVDAMDTVWADIADMEGFKKEVKSTINLGFVGKSCVHPSQVKAVHEMMTPTMKEVEESLKIIEAAKAANIENGGVITVNGKMVDVPIIFKAEKIVGLAKGAGLIN, from the coding sequence ATGAAAAAACTCAGAAGAACTATGTTGTTTGCTCCGGCAGATAATCCAAAATTATTGTTCAATACACCAATATATGAACCCGATTGTATTATCTTTGATTTAGAAGATGCAGTGAAATATAATGAAAAAGATTCTGCTAGAGACCTCCTTGCAGAAGCACTGAAGACAGTAGACTACGGCAATTGTGAAGTATTTGCTAGAATCAATCCACTAAGAACTCCTTATGGAGAGAAGGCACCCTTTGGAGAGTTGGATGTAAGAGCTCTAGTTCCGGCAGGACTCAGAAGAATGAGACTCCCTATGTGTGAAACAACTGAGCATATATTTGAACTGAGTGCACTTTTAGATGAACTAGAAGCTGAGCACGGGATAGAGCCAGGATCAGTAAAAATACAGGCATCCCTCGAGACAGTAACAGGTGTAATGAATGCTAGAGAGATTGCAAAATGTTCAGACAGAATAATATCTATTTCATTCGGAGCAGAGGATTTTACAAAATCTCTAGGCGCAGAGAGAACAAAGGGCGGGGCAGAAATATTTTATGCCCGATCAATGATAGTTATGGCTGCGGCTGCAGCCGGTGTCGATGCTATGGACACTGTATGGGCTGACATAGCAGATATGGAAGGGTTTAAAAAAGAGGTGAAATCCACTATAAATCTAGGATTCGTAGGGAAATCATGTGTACATCCATCTCAAGTAAAAGCAGTTCATGAGATGATGACCCCAACAATGAAAGAAGTAGAAGAATCTCTTAAAATAATAGAAGCTGCCAAGGCGGCAAACATCGAAAATGGTGGAGTAATTACAGTAAACGGAAAAATGGTTGATGTTCCAATTATATTTAAGGCAGAAAAAATTGTTGGTTTAGCTAAAGGGGCAGGACTTATTAACTAA
- the citF gene encoding citrate lyase subunit alpha: MEIKTLVNIVGREMPNYIEGYGEINPYSGAFKTKAEGRKYAPLKSCSVPGEVKIQENLRTAIEKSGLRNGMTVSFHHHLRNGDYVLNMVMEEIAAMGIKDITINASSLTNAHEPLIGHIKSGVVTGLETSGLRGEIAKEISKNNILGKPVIFRTHGGRARAIEAGEVKIDVAFIAAPTCDPMGNMNGKEGKSAFGAMGYPMIDALFADKVVAITDNLVPFPLGDISISMSDVDYIVEVESIGDPEKIATGATRVTKNPMDLLIAENAAKVLIASGLVKEGFSFQAGSGGASLAVCKFIRKYMEENKIQGSFAAGGATAHLVEFLESGLFRGLLDIQTLDNKAADSLIKNRNHTEMSASTYANPHNKACSAHMLDVMTLSATEIDTNFNINSITGSTGIIMGALGGAPDTAAGADVTVVVAPTMRKRIPIILDKVTNVVTPGETVDILVTERGICVNPKRTDLIEKLNDAGIKLKTIEELKAQVERLTGVPEKVSYTDTIVGIVEYRDGTVMDVIKQVK, encoded by the coding sequence ATGGAAATCAAAACTTTAGTAAATATCGTTGGCAGAGAGATGCCAAATTATATAGAGGGATATGGTGAAATCAATCCATATTCAGGAGCATTTAAAACAAAAGCAGAAGGCAGAAAATATGCACCGTTAAAATCATGTTCAGTGCCCGGAGAAGTTAAAATACAAGAAAATCTAAGAACTGCTATCGAAAAATCAGGTCTTAGAAACGGAATGACAGTATCTTTTCACCATCACCTGAGAAACGGCGACTATGTATTAAACATGGTCATGGAAGAGATTGCAGCTATGGGAATAAAAGACATCACAATTAATGCATCCTCTTTAACAAACGCTCACGAGCCATTGATCGGGCACATCAAAAGTGGTGTAGTCACCGGGCTTGAAACTTCCGGACTTAGAGGAGAGATTGCTAAGGAAATCTCTAAAAATAATATTTTAGGTAAACCTGTAATATTTAGAACTCACGGTGGCAGGGCAAGAGCTATAGAAGCCGGAGAGGTAAAGATAGACGTGGCATTCATCGCTGCCCCAACTTGCGACCCTATGGGTAATATGAATGGCAAAGAGGGCAAATCTGCATTTGGAGCTATGGGATATCCTATGATCGATGCACTCTTTGCTGACAAAGTGGTAGCAATCACAGATAATTTAGTGCCATTCCCTTTGGGAGATATCTCTATTTCCATGTCTGATGTAGACTACATAGTAGAGGTCGAGTCTATTGGAGACCCAGAAAAAATAGCTACAGGAGCGACAAGAGTAACTAAAAATCCAATGGACCTGCTTATTGCTGAAAACGCCGCTAAGGTACTTATCGCATCAGGACTTGTAAAAGAAGGATTCTCATTTCAGGCTGGTTCAGGAGGGGCATCTCTAGCTGTATGTAAATTTATCAGAAAATATATGGAAGAAAATAAAATTCAAGGATCATTCGCCGCAGGTGGAGCGACAGCCCATCTTGTAGAATTTTTAGAAAGTGGACTATTTAGGGGACTTTTAGATATTCAAACTTTAGACAATAAGGCTGCAGATTCTTTGATTAAAAATCGTAATCATACAGAGATGTCAGCATCGACATATGCAAACCCACATAATAAAGCTTGTTCTGCTCACATGTTAGATGTAATGACTTTATCTGCTACCGAGATCGATACAAACTTTAATATTAATTCCATCACAGGATCCACAGGAATAATTATGGGGGCATTAGGCGGAGCACCAGATACGGCAGCAGGGGCTGATGTGACAGTAGTTGTAGCACCTACAATGAGAAAAAGGATCCCTATTATACTCGATAAAGTCACTAATGTAGTCACTCCTGGAGAAACAGTAGATATCTTAGTGACTGAAAGAGGGATTTGTGTTAATCCAAAAAGAACTGATTTAATAGAAAAATTAAATGATGCTGGTATAAAACTTAAAACTATTGAAGAGCTTAAAGCTCAAGTAGAAAGACTTACAGGGGTGCCTGAAAAAGTTTCTTACACAGATACTATTGTTGGAATTGTAGAATACAGAGATGGAACCGTAATGGATGTAATAAAACAAGTTAAATAA
- a CDS encoding 2-hydroxycarboxylate transporter family protein, producing MSTILLSSEKEKAGIKVFGMSIQLFLLPLVAVLLVHFTDSLPKGLAGALVFSMVFGAVFGEIGDRLPIFKEYIGGAPVLIFLAAAFFVHQGWFTEREIGVVTDFMKKSSFLSFYIIVLMTGSIFAVNRKLLLKSIVGYLPAILVGVIGASIMGILGGFIFGISPKEIMMLYVLPTMGGGNGAGAVPLSEIYEKATGNSKEAYYSYAIAVLTIANIWAIVVAAVLNKLGKKYPALTGEGELVRAGNLELEEDEKVEVTARDMAVGLLVGLTAYTLGTFLNKNVAILSGIHTYALTVLLLVAFNGLGIIPLSIKQGAGKFQSFFSKQLTWVLMVGVGVAYTDLGEIIAAITPGNVIIALMIVIGATVGAGLMGHIVGFYAIESSITAGLCMANRGGSGDIEVLGASDRMNLISYAQISSRLGGGIILVIASIVFGILA from the coding sequence ATGTCAACAATATTATTAAGTTCGGAAAAAGAAAAAGCTGGAATTAAGGTATTTGGTATGTCAATCCAACTATTCTTGCTTCCATTAGTAGCAGTATTATTAGTTCACTTTACAGACTCATTACCAAAGGGACTTGCAGGAGCATTAGTATTTTCAATGGTATTTGGAGCTGTTTTCGGAGAGATAGGAGATAGATTACCGATTTTTAAGGAGTATATCGGTGGAGCTCCAGTTCTTATTTTCTTAGCAGCGGCTTTCTTTGTACACCAAGGGTGGTTTACAGAAAGAGAAATTGGAGTTGTAACTGACTTTATGAAGAAGTCTAGCTTCCTTTCGTTTTATATAATTGTCTTAATGACTGGATCGATTTTCGCAGTTAATAGAAAGTTACTTTTAAAATCTATAGTTGGTTATCTGCCTGCTATTTTAGTAGGAGTAATCGGAGCTTCAATCATGGGTATTCTGGGAGGATTCATCTTTGGAATTTCGCCTAAAGAGATTATGATGTTATATGTACTTCCTACAATGGGTGGAGGAAATGGAGCAGGAGCGGTTCCCCTATCTGAAATTTATGAAAAAGCAACTGGAAACTCAAAAGAAGCTTACTATTCGTATGCTATCGCAGTACTAACTATTGCTAATATCTGGGCAATTGTTGTAGCGGCAGTATTAAATAAATTAGGTAAAAAATACCCTGCATTAACAGGAGAGGGAGAGCTTGTAAGAGCTGGAAATCTTGAGTTAGAAGAAGATGAAAAAGTGGAAGTTACAGCTAGAGACATGGCTGTTGGTTTATTAGTAGGGCTTACAGCTTACACACTAGGTACTTTCTTAAACAAAAACGTAGCTATTCTTTCAGGAATACACACATATGCCTTAACTGTACTGCTTTTAGTAGCTTTCAATGGTCTTGGAATTATTCCTTTATCAATAAAGCAAGGTGCTGGAAAGTTCCAAAGCTTCTTCTCTAAGCAACTTACTTGGGTACTAATGGTAGGAGTTGGAGTAGCATATACTGACCTTGGAGAAATCATTGCAGCAATCACTCCTGGAAATGTGATCATTGCATTAATGATCGTAATAGGAGCCACTGTAGGTGCAGGATTAATGGGTCATATTGTAGGATTCTATGCTATTGAGTCTTCTATCACAGCAGGACTTTGTATGGCAAACAGAGGTGGATCTGGAGATATAGAGGTATTAGGAGCTTCTGATAGAATGAACCTTATATCATATGCACAGATTTCATCTAGATTAGGTGGGGGAATCATACTTGTGATAGCGAGTATAGTTTTTGGAATACTTGCATAA
- a CDS encoding ATP-binding protein: MKKIKLKVFPVIAIVFIILVVGNISYKSFLNYQDIIVEQQMEHLMTISKSISRSLELYVGEKKKGLNNLANNLEYTMAKYKKRSVDEDILKELETFYLSQNEEIDNLIYINISDNSLYSYPKGVEEEKFITEREDFEKEIGYVKKYKESYAGNPYLEKDDSFSFNILEPVIVNDEIVGIILGKIKIMNMYELLVKPVKAGKFGYAMVKDKDGVILMHPVKEQVGYDVVKSRMEKYPDLDYEGVEKLLEKQMLGQEGSYIYYSYWWPQEKLKKVKKLNAFSPAQVSEDFWIVAVVMSYDETSEPIINYLISNIVVAIIVIIIFSWVIFLTVRMIKNKEAYEMETRYLKEINKSTEKLRKNEVELHHKRKLETIGTLTGGIAHEFNNVLTPIMGYSEMILRKLDPELESYDYVKAIYKASKRARDIIDQIRVFGGDKNIKIKYEIISINKVLDDALKFAESTLPSNINIVKDTEKECGNVYASETQLHQVILNMCTNAYNAMKDKDKGILKVSMKGIKYRDIEELNIGISEKRDCIKISFEDNGCGIDSETQEKIFDPFFTQKLTEKSSGLGLFIVLGIVTKHGGTIKVASKKGEGSRFDVYIPITDKKQIKKDEICEGEIIKGSEKVLIVDNDGAIAEMLETGLKGLGYKAVAMTDGMDFLKKFNYIRNNFQVVITDFAMPEINGIQIAKKIKRNEPGIKVVLITAHSEDPLEEYMQSEIIDDYLIKPVSAAQVSRSIRKIMKF; the protein is encoded by the coding sequence TTGAAAAAAATTAAATTAAAGGTATTTCCAGTAATAGCAATAGTTTTTATAATTTTAGTTGTAGGTAATATAAGCTACAAAAGTTTTCTAAATTATCAAGACATAATAGTAGAACAACAGATGGAGCATCTGATGACAATATCCAAGTCAATAAGCAGAAGTCTAGAGCTTTATGTAGGAGAGAAGAAAAAAGGTCTGAATAACCTTGCCAATAATCTAGAGTATACCATGGCAAAATATAAAAAGAGGTCGGTAGATGAGGATATTTTAAAAGAACTAGAGACATTTTATTTATCTCAAAACGAAGAAATTGACAACCTAATCTATATAAATATAAGCGACAATTCTTTGTACAGTTATCCAAAGGGTGTCGAAGAGGAAAAATTTATTACAGAAAGAGAAGATTTTGAAAAAGAAATTGGGTATGTAAAAAAATATAAGGAATCATACGCCGGAAATCCATATTTAGAAAAAGACGACAGCTTCTCTTTCAACATATTAGAACCTGTCATAGTGAATGATGAGATTGTGGGAATAATTTTAGGTAAAATAAAAATAATGAATATGTATGAACTTCTGGTGAAGCCTGTGAAGGCAGGTAAATTTGGATATGCCATGGTGAAGGACAAAGACGGAGTTATTTTGATGCATCCTGTGAAGGAGCAGGTGGGATATGATGTGGTAAAGTCCAGAATGGAAAAATATCCGGATTTAGACTATGAAGGTGTAGAAAAACTTTTGGAAAAGCAGATGCTAGGGCAGGAGGGTTCTTACATATATTACTCCTACTGGTGGCCTCAGGAAAAACTAAAAAAAGTAAAAAAATTGAATGCCTTTTCACCTGCACAAGTTTCGGAAGATTTTTGGATTGTTGCAGTTGTGATGTCCTATGATGAGACAAGTGAGCCCATTATAAATTATCTTATCAGTAATATTGTAGTTGCAATAATAGTAATAATAATTTTTTCATGGGTAATTTTTCTGACTGTGAGAATGATAAAAAATAAAGAAGCCTACGAGATGGAAACTAGATATCTCAAAGAGATAAATAAATCCACAGAGAAGCTAAGAAAGAATGAGGTAGAGCTTCACCACAAGAGAAAACTAGAAACCATAGGAACATTGACTGGAGGTATAGCCCATGAGTTTAATAATGTACTGACACCTATTATGGGATATTCAGAAATGATTTTGAGAAAATTGGACCCAGAATTAGAAAGTTATGACTATGTGAAAGCTATTTATAAAGCTTCTAAAAGGGCACGAGATATAATAGATCAGATCAGGGTCTTCGGTGGGGATAAAAATATAAAAATAAAATATGAAATTATATCTATAAATAAAGTTTTGGATGATGCATTAAAATTTGCAGAATCTACTTTACCGTCAAATATAAATATTGTTAAAGATACAGAAAAAGAGTGTGGGAATGTCTATGCCAGTGAGACTCAGCTTCATCAGGTTATTTTAAATATGTGTACAAATGCTTATAATGCCATGAAGGACAAGGATAAGGGTATTTTGAAGGTAAGTATGAAGGGGATAAAATATCGGGATATAGAGGAACTGAATATCGGGATATCGGAAAAAAGAGATTGTATAAAAATATCTTTCGAGGATAACGGTTGTGGTATTGATAGTGAGACTCAGGAAAAAATATTTGATCCATTTTTTACACAGAAACTGACAGAAAAAAGCAGTGGTCTGGGACTTTTTATTGTTCTTGGAATAGTAACAAAACATGGAGGAACAATAAAGGTTGCCAGTAAAAAAGGAGAGGGCTCAAGATTTGATGTCTATATCCCAATAACAGACAAAAAACAAATTAAGAAAGATGAGATTTGTGAGGGTGAAATTATTAAAGGAAGTGAGAAAGTTCTCATTGTAGATAATGATGGTGCCATCGCAGAGATGCTCGAAACAGGACTGAAAGGGTTGGGGTATAAGGCCGTGGCTATGACTGACGGGATGGATTTTTTGAAAAAATTTAACTATATAAGGAATAATTTCCAAGTGGTAATTACTGATTTTGCAATGCCTGAAATAAATGGAATACAGATTGCAAAAAAGATAAAAAGAAATGAACCAGGAATAAAAGTAGTTTTGATAACTGCCCATTCAGAAGATCCTCTAGAAGAATACATGCAGAGTGAGATAATTGACGATTATCTAATAAAGCCTGTTTCTGCAGCCCAAGTAAGTAGAAGCATAAGAAAAATTATGAAATTCTAG
- a CDS encoding response regulator transcription factor, with protein sequence MKSYKVLLVDDDIEICQMIKKALEPENIETLTISTGKEAQSVINSQTFDLIILDIMLDDTDGFQLLKKIQAEDIEIPVIFLSGKQQDYDKILALGMGADDYITKPFSMSVLIAKIKAHLRRSDKIKELQTSSRKITRDPFVLNIDTYQLFKDGEEIFLSSKEIMLMKFFMENPNRVFTKEQLYEQVWNNTIIDNNSIMVYIRHLRKKIEDDSKNPEYLQTVWGIGYKFSI encoded by the coding sequence TTGAAAAGCTATAAAGTTCTCTTAGTAGATGATGACATAGAAATATGCCAAATGATAAAAAAGGCCCTTGAGCCAGAAAATATAGAAACCCTTACTATCTCTACCGGAAAAGAAGCACAAAGTGTAATCAACTCTCAGACTTTTGATCTTATTATCCTTGATATTATGCTCGATGACACCGATGGCTTTCAGCTCTTGAAAAAAATTCAGGCTGAAGATATAGAAATTCCAGTAATTTTTCTGAGTGGTAAACAGCAGGACTACGACAAAATACTAGCTCTCGGAATGGGTGCTGATGACTATATCACAAAGCCCTTTAGCATGTCAGTCCTGATAGCAAAAATAAAAGCACACCTCAGACGTTCTGACAAAATAAAAGAACTTCAGACTTCCTCTAGAAAAATTACAAGAGACCCATTTGTCTTAAATATAGACACATACCAGCTTTTTAAAGACGGGGAGGAGATCTTTCTGTCATCAAAGGAAATCATGCTAATGAAGTTTTTTATGGAAAATCCAAACAGAGTCTTCACCAAAGAGCAGCTTTATGAACAAGTTTGGAACAACACTATTATTGATAATAATTCAATTATGGTTTACATTCGTCATTTAAGAAAAAAAATCGAAGATGACTCTAAAAATCCAGAATATCTTCAAACCGTATGGGGAATAGGTTACAAGTTCAGTATTTAA
- a CDS encoding ATP-binding protein → MAIKINDLNELQGIKHENYAFFIEGDRVKAVNSKEKTEIYFDLDFKRRFKTAEAIEKHTGLKIELENLSDRELLAFIESKGFSKILWNPIGKAMHKYNMIEAGDRIAVGVSGGKDSLTTINALVRIKKIVNFDFEIIPIHIHPSTDSSSYNKTVDYCKKMGLELQVSETDLQNLLFEEKKEKNPCFLCGRIRRGMLYRIMKEQNINKLALGHHKDDIIETFFMNVFYQGNMNVMKPAYYSEDYGVKVIRPLSFVEEKNIIKYVRRLNLPILKSECAYETNENSRRLRVKNIITDLSKENAEIRSVILNSIRGLLD, encoded by the coding sequence ATGGCTATTAAAATAAATGATTTAAATGAACTTCAGGGGATAAAACATGAAAATTATGCATTTTTTATAGAGGGTGACAGAGTAAAGGCCGTGAATTCTAAAGAAAAAACAGAAATATATTTTGATCTTGATTTTAAAAGGAGATTTAAGACAGCAGAAGCCATAGAAAAACATACTGGTCTTAAAATTGAACTTGAAAATCTTTCAGACAGAGAGCTGTTGGCTTTCATTGAATCAAAGGGATTCAGCAAGATCCTATGGAATCCTATAGGCAAGGCAATGCACAAATACAATATGATAGAGGCAGGAGACCGTATAGCAGTAGGGGTCTCAGGTGGAAAGGATAGTCTCACCACCATAAATGCCCTTGTAAGGATAAAGAAAATAGTAAACTTTGATTTTGAGATAATTCCTATTCATATCCATCCCAGTACTGACAGCTCTAGTTACAATAAAACAGTGGATTACTGCAAAAAAATGGGTTTAGAACTGCAAGTTTCTGAAACAGACCTGCAAAATCTCCTTTTTGAAGAGAAAAAAGAAAAAAATCCGTGTTTTTTATGTGGAAGGATAAGAAGAGGAATGCTCTACAGAATAATGAAGGAACAAAATATAAACAAACTTGCTCTAGGACATCATAAGGACGATATCATAGAGACGTTTTTTATGAATGTATTTTATCAAGGGAACATGAATGTGATGAAACCTGCCTATTATTCTGAAGATTATGGTGTTAAGGTAATAAGACCACTCTCATTTGTAGAGGAAAAAAATATAATAAAATATGTGAGAAGGCTTAACCTTCCTATACTAAAATCTGAATGTGCTTATGAAACAAATGAAAATTCAAGAAGGCTCAGAGTCAAGAATATTATAACTGACCTTTCAAAAGAAAATGCAGAAATAAGGAGTGTCATTTTGAACAGTATAAGGGGGCTCCTAGATTAG
- a CDS encoding ATP-binding protein, with amino-acid sequence MKEEGLSRGQIAMESIRTTYRKKIWSKFIKAIKDFDLIEDGDRIAVGVSGGKDSLLMCKLFQELKKDRTKNFEVIFISMNPGFEAMDVDQFKYNLKELDIPCELFDSNVWEVAFEQDPENPCFLCAKMRRGVLYKKVEERGCNKLALGHHFDDAVETALINMFYAGTVKTMIPKVKSTSGKLELIRPMIYIKEEDVINYTHKNGISPMTCGCPIESGKTDSKRKEIKKLLAEMEEKNPNIKQSIFNSMKNINLDYVIGYTRGNKKDKGV; translated from the coding sequence ATGAAAGAAGAGGGGCTAAGCCGTGGTCAGATAGCCATGGAGTCTATAAGAACGACCTACAGAAAAAAAATATGGTCTAAATTTATAAAAGCCATAAAAGATTTTGATCTCATAGAAGATGGAGACAGAATAGCAGTGGGTGTATCAGGAGGGAAAGACAGTCTCCTAATGTGCAAACTTTTCCAGGAACTAAAAAAAGACAGAACTAAAAATTTTGAAGTAATATTCATCTCAATGAATCCAGGATTTGAAGCCATGGATGTGGATCAGTTTAAGTACAATCTTAAGGAGCTTGACATTCCCTGTGAGCTATTTGATTCAAATGTATGGGAGGTGGCCTTTGAGCAAGACCCTGAAAATCCCTGCTTTTTATGTGCAAAGATGAGAAGGGGCGTGCTGTACAAAAAAGTGGAGGAGCGAGGGTGCAATAAACTTGCCTTAGGACATCATTTTGATGATGCAGTTGAAACGGCACTTATCAATATGTTCTATGCGGGGACTGTAAAAACCATGATACCAAAGGTTAAATCCACCAGCGGTAAACTAGAACTTATAAGACCAATGATATACATAAAAGAAGAGGATGTAATAAACTATACCCATAAAAACGGGATATCTCCCATGACCTGCGGATGTCCTATAGAGTCTGGAAAAACAGATTCTAAAAGAAAAGAGATCAAGAAACTCTTGGCAGAAATGGAAGAGAAAAATCCAAACATAAAACAAAGTATATTCAACTCGATGAAAAATATAAATCTTGATTATGTGATAGGCTACACAAGAGGAAACAAAAAGGACAAAGGGGTATAA
- a CDS encoding 7-cyano-7-deazaguanine synthase, translated as MRALALFSGGLDSCLAIKVVVDQGIEVIALNFVSHFFGGKNEKAERMAEQLGVRLEYVDFSKVHTEILKESPSGRGKNMNPCIDCHALMFQVAAKLLEKYEAKFLISGEVLGQRPMSQNYMALGKVMELSGVEDLILRPLSAKLLPPTKPIREGWVDREQLLDIQGRSRKRQMALMEEYGIVEYPSPGGGCMLTEPNYSYRLKTLEKDGFLEEHYSFLFHLAKCGRFFRMKAGKYLFVGREHGDNLKISEYKDFGSLYIVGAGTPGPALVGYGDLTEEEILFGKELFARYSKSKGKTATEMVVNGVIEETKALDEKSISEKIKKYQVIL; from the coding sequence ATGAGAGCATTAGCGTTATTTTCAGGGGGATTAGATAGCTGCCTCGCCATCAAAGTGGTGGTAGACCAAGGTATAGAGGTTATAGCCCTAAACTTTGTATCCCATTTTTTTGGAGGTAAAAATGAGAAAGCAGAAAGAATGGCAGAGCAGCTAGGTGTGAGACTTGAGTATGTTGACTTTAGTAAGGTACATACAGAGATACTCAAAGAGTCTCCAAGTGGAAGAGGAAAAAATATGAATCCTTGTATAGATTGTCACGCACTTATGTTTCAGGTGGCGGCCAAGCTTTTAGAAAAATATGAGGCAAAGTTTCTTATATCTGGGGAAGTCTTGGGTCAGAGACCGATGTCTCAGAATTATATGGCCCTTGGAAAGGTAATGGAGCTATCAGGCGTGGAAGACCTAATTCTGCGTCCCCTGTCTGCAAAATTGTTGCCTCCTACAAAGCCTATAAGAGAGGGATGGGTTGATAGGGAGCAGCTCCTTGATATACAGGGAAGAAGCAGAAAGAGACAGATGGCATTGATGGAGGAGTACGGAATAGTCGAGTATCCGAGCCCAGGTGGTGGGTGTATGTTGACAGAGCCAAATTATTCCTATAGATTAAAAACTCTTGAAAAAGATGGTTTCCTTGAGGAACATTACTCGTTTCTTTTTCATCTTGCAAAATGTGGGAGATTTTTCAGAATGAAAGCTGGGAAATATCTATTTGTAGGAAGAGAACATGGCGACAACCTCAAAATATCAGAATACAAGGATTTTGGGAGTCTATACATAGTAGGAGCAGGAACTCCAGGACCGGCTTTAGTTGGATATGGAGACCTCACAGAAGAGGAGATCTTATTTGGAAAAGAATTGTTTGCCAGGTACTCCAAAAGCAAGGGGAAAACTGCCACTGAAATGGTTGTAAATGGTGTAATAGAAGAGACAAAGGCATTGGATGAAAAATCCATAAGTGAAAAAATAAAAAAATATCAAGTTATTCTATAA